Genomic segment of Candidatus Eisenbacteria bacterium:
GAGCGACGCCACGGTCACGTTCGACCCGGCGTCGTCCCTCGGCGCGCTGACGGACTACACCGTGACCCTCACGACGGGGATCCGGGATCTCGAGGGGAACCCTCTCGCCGGGAATTTCGTCTGGACGTTCAGGACGACCCACTCGCCTCCAACCTCCAACGCGGGACCGAACCAGACGGTCTTCGTCGGGTCCACGGTGACGCTGGACGGAACGGGCAGCTCCGACCCCGAAGGGCAGCCCCTCACGTATGCATGGCGGCAGGTGGTAGGAATCGATGTGAACGGCGGCGTCGATCTCACCGGACCGACCCCGAGCTTCACGGCACCGCTCCTGGCGGGCCGTGTCGAATTCCAGCTGCGCGTGAGCGACGGAGACTTCACGAGCGGGCCCGACCGCGTGCGCATCGACGTGGGGCTGCTCCCGCTGAGCGTGGCTCCGGAACCGAAGTAGGGTCTCTCGACGGCGGCTTGCAGGCCGCCCCAATCAATCCGTGCGCGTGATCATCGTGCCCGTCCGGATCAGGATCGGGCTCCCGTCCGTCCCCTGGAGCCGTAGGACGACGTCGACCGGCACACCCGGTCCCCACAGCGGTCCGTCCCGGAGCGCGTACCGGACGAGAAAGGAGTCCGATTCGGCGGGAGGCGCCTCCTTCACGGGCACGGTCGACCACGCCGAGTCACCGTGCACGACCCAGGCGCGATCCGCCTCCGGCACGGGCCCTGCCGACGCCCGGTCGGCCGCCCACACCCACACGACCGCCGCGAGCGGTCTTCCCTCCGGCGGGCTGATGGGCATGTAATCCCGCCAGACTTCGGCCCCGATCCGGATCGGGGCGCCCTGGACTTCGACCTCGGCCGGCGCGTCCCGCACCTCGGCGGTCGCCAGCGACACGC
This window contains:
- a CDS encoding Ig-like domain-containing protein — encoded protein: SDATVTFDPASSLGALTDYTVTLTTGIRDLEGNPLAGNFVWTFRTTHSPPTSNAGPNQTVFVGSTVTLDGTGSSDPEGQPLTYAWRQVVGIDVNGGVDLTGPTPSFTAPLLAGRVEFQLRVSDGDFTSGPDRVRIDVGLLPLSVAPEPK